The following DNA comes from Chryseobacterium gallinarum.
AAGCAGGAAATTTTCGCAAAACACGGAAAATCTGCACAAGACACAGGAAGTGCTGAAGGACAAATTGCACTTTTCACTTTCAGAATCAACCATCTTTCTGCTCACTTAAAGAGCAACCATAAAGATTTCAACACTGAAAAATCTTTGGTTAAGCTGGTAGGTAAAAGAAAAAGATTACTAGATTACCTTAAAAATAAAGATATCGCCAGATATAGAGCGATCATCGCTGAACTAGGTTTAAGAAAATAATCTATAAAGATTTTCAAAAACAAAGCAACTTCGAAAGGAGTTGCTTTATTTTTTATAAGCAAAGAGGGCGACAAAGTCTCCAGTTTTGCACTTATCTGTATGTTCTCCAACTTATTCCGCTTTTTTACCAATTTTTCCCAAATGCGTATTCTGAAAACTATCCGGATATTTCAAACCATATCCTAATATTCTGTCAAATGCGGAATGCGAAAATAAAATAGCTCCGATCATCTGTAAATAAGGGAGTGCGAGCACCGTGCCGGCAAGATAAACAACAATAGCAATTCCTAAATGGTGAAACAGGTTATAACAAAAGGCACCTGCTTTATTATTAATCGTATATCCCAGCATGGAAATATCAGGAGCAAGGAAAAGTCCTGCAAACCACCACCAGGAGTATCCCGTTTGTGCAAAAGCTAGAATTCCAAGGATTAAAAAGGCTGCGTATTCAAGTTGTAACTGAAACTTCATCAGAATAAGGAATTTAATGATTATATAAATTAAGTCGGAATTTCGGGAAGAAAGTTACATACAAGGCCAAGAGTTTAGGATCAGAATGCTTCTAAAAGTGCAGGCGCCTGTATGTGTAAGAGTGCAAGAATGAAATAATATTTTGTGATTAACGATGTGCTTATGATTTAAAAATGAGAATTTTTATTGCTTGCCCATAAGATAAAGTCGTGAAAATATAACAGGCTGTTCCGGAAATGAAACAGCCTGTTTAAATTATTTTATATAGAGGTTAATGTCCTGATTTCGCTTCAGTGCTTTCTACATGCCCCAGAAATTTGGTGCAGTAAGCTCCGAAAATAAGAATCACAAGATAACAGAACACCGGGATGATAAATGACTGCTGTACTCCGAACTGGTCTGCAAGATACCCCTGAAGAATAGGAACGATAGCTCCTCCTAAAATTGCCATCACAACCAGGGATGAGCCCTGACTTGTATATTTCCCCAGTCCTGAAATCGCCAAAGTGTAGATATTGGAAAACATGATTGAATTGAAAATTCCGATTCCCAAAACACTGTACATGGCCATTTCCCCATGATTAACCATAGTTGAAATCAGCAGGATAACATTAATTGCGGCAAAAATGGAAAGAGTTCTTGCCGGAGCCGCTTTCCCCACAAAGAATGCTGCAAAGTTCAGTAATATAAATACCAGGAAAAAGCTTATTTGGGCAAAACTAAGGTTAACAATGCTGAAAATCACAAGGAAAACCAATGTGGCAGCTCCTAGCATAAAAACTGCTTTTTTAGCCTGGCTCATCGATTGGTTTAATGAAATAGCTCCAAGGAAACGTCCGATCATTGCACCTCCCCAATATAATGAAAGATAATTTTTACTGATCGCTTCATTGAATTTCATGGTTTCTTCAAGGAAACTGATAATAAAACTTCCTACTGCCACCTCACCTCCAACGTAACAAAACATGGTAAAGACTCCGAATTTCAGGTGATTAAATTTCAATGCTCCCCATCCTTGGAGTGTTTCTTCAGTTTCCATTTGAAACGAAGGAAGCTTCACTCTTGAAATTAATAAACCTACCAACAGGAGGATGGCAGCGAAGATTAAATAAGGTATTCTTGTTGCCACCGCACTGAATGTTCCGTCCGGTTCCGAAAATAATTCAAAAATTAAGTGTCCTCCCAATACGGGCGCAATCGTAGTTCCGAAAGCGTTGAAAGCCTGTGTCATATTTAAGCGGCTGGATGCTGATTCTTCTGAACCCAGCAATGAAACATACGCATTGGCTGTGATCTGCAAAACAGTGAAACCTAATCCCAGAATAAACAATGCACCTAAAAACAAAGGATAATAAGAGAAAGTGGCTGCCGGATAAAACAGGATACAGCCGAAAGCTGCCAATACAATCCCGAAAAGAATTCCTTTTTTATATCCCACTTTATTGATAGGGTCACCTTTGGAAATGGAAATAAGGAAATAAACCAGGGAACCGATAAAGTAAGCTCCGAAAAAGCAGAACTGTACCAGCATGGATTCAAAAAAAGTCAGTTTGAAAAGTTGTTTCAGATAAGGGATCAGAATATCATTCATACAGGTAATGAATCCCCACATAAAAAAAAGCAGGGTGATGGTGATCAATGGAACCGTATAATTCCTGCTTTGTGATTGTACTTCTTTATTCATAAACATTTATTTAATATAAAAGGGGCCCTTTCTTCGATAAGGATACCTTAATTTTTTGCCTGCAGCATATTATTTTGTGAAGTAAGGCAAATATAAGAGATAGGTTTGTTGTTTTGCAATTGTTTTCCAGTTTTATCTGTCAGATATTATTTTCTTTTTTTGAGACAATAATACAAAAAAGCAATGATTTTTTAGGACAATTTATGAAAAAACAATTTTCATTTTTTGCCAATAATAATGAATAAGTTCTGAATTAAGTTGAATCTTTCATTTGCCGACAGACATAATTTTATAATCCGATACCTTATTTATACAAACGAAAAATTTAATATTTCATTATTATATAGTACCTTTGCAAACGAAAATTTAAAGAGTTTAAATATTAATCATACTCAATACGGAGTATAAAGACGAAAATTTATGAGTATACCTCAAGCGTTTACAGAAACGGTTACCCTTGCAGATGGCAGGGAAATCACGATTGAAACGGGGAAGCTGGCTAAGCAGGCTGACGGATCCGTAGTTGTTAAATGTGGTGGGACAATGCTTTTAGCAACTGTTGTAGCCAATAAAGAAGCAAATCCCGGAGTAGACTTTTTACCATTAACAGTAGATTACAGGGAAAAGTTCTATGCGGGAGGAAGAATTCCAGGGAATTTCTTCCGTAGAGAAGCAAAACCATCTGATGATGAAGTGCTTACTATGAGATTGGTAGACAGGGTATTGCGTCCGCTTTTCCCTGAAGATTTCCATGCGGAAGTACAGGTGATGATCTCACTGATCTCTTATGACAAAGAGGTGATGCCTGAAGCATTAGCCGGTCTGGCAGCTTCTGCGGCCATCGCCATTACAGATATTCCTTTCAATGGACCAATGTCTGAAGCCAGGGTAATAAAAATAGACGGAGAGCTATCTGTAAACCCAAGTTATGAAAATTTATTAAAAGCAGATATCGATATTATGGTGGGAGCTACTAAAGACTCCATCGTAATGGTAGAAGGTGAGATGAAAGAAATCTCCGAGCAGGAAATGCTGGAGGCAATCAATTTTGCTCATGCAGAAATCAAAAAACAGATTGAAGCCCAGGAGAGATTAGCTGCAAAAGTAGGAAAATCTTTCCCTAAAAGAGAATACAGCCACGAAGAGCATGACGAAGCCATTCGTGAAAAAGTATGGAATGAATGCTACAACAAAGTGTATGAAGTAGCAAAAACTCCATCCAATAAAGAAGAAAGAGGAGAGAAGTTCAAAGCAGTTCTTGAGGAATTTTTAGCCCAGTATGCTGAAGATGAAGAAGAATTGGCAAGAGTGACTCCTTTCGTTAAAGTATATTACCACGACGTAGAGAAAGAAGCTATGCGTCAGATGATCCTTGAAGACAATATCCGTCTTGATGGTCGTGATCCGCAAACGATCCGTCCGATCTGGTCAGAGATTGACTATCTTCCGGGAGCTCACGGTTCAGCAATCTTTACAAGAGGGGAAACCCAGTCTCTGACTGCCGTAACATTAGGCTCTGTAAAAGATGCCAACATGATCGACAGCGTAATCACGCAGCACGACGAGAGATTCTTCCTGCATTATAATTTCCCTCCGTTCTCAACTGGTGAAGCAAGACCTTTAAGAGGTACATCAAGAAGAGAGGTAGGACACGGAAACCTGGCACAAAGAGCTTTAACAGCAGTAATTCCCCAGGAAAACCCATATACCATCAGAATTGTTTCCGATATCCTGGAATCAAACGGTTCCTCTTCAATGGCAACTGTTTGTGCCGGAACATTGGCATTAATGGATGCCGGAGTTCAGATTACAAAACCTGTTTCAGGGATTGCAATGGGATTGATTACGGATAAAAAATCAGGAAAATGGACTGTACTTTCAGATATCTTAGGTGATGAAGACCACCTTGGAGATATGGACTTCAAAGTAACCGGTACAGCAGACGGTATCACAGCTTGTCAGATGGATATTAAAATCCAGGGACTTTCTATGGATATCATGGAAAAGGCTTTAATGCAGGCTAAAGACGGAAGATTACACATCCTTAATAAAATCACAGAAACTATTGCCCAGCCAAGACCGGATGTGAAGCCTCATGCTCCGAAGATGGTAATAATGGAGATTGCAAAAGACTTCATTGGAGCGGTAATCGGGCCTGGTGGAAAAATTATTCAACAGCTACAGAAAGATACGGATACGGTTGTTTCAATTGAAGAAATCGGAGAAATCGGACGTATTGAAATTGCCGGAACAGACAGGGAGAAAATCAATGCTGCGATCGCTAAGATCAATGAGATTACCTTCGTACCGGTTGTAGGTGAAGTATACAAAGGTAAGGTAGTGAAAGTGATGGATTTTGGAGCTTTTGTGGCCATTGCCAAAGGTACTGAAGGACTTCTGCACATTTCAGAAATTGAATGGAAGCGCCTTGATAAGGTTCCATACGCTGAAGGTGATGAAGTAGAAGTAAAATTCATGGGGTATGATGACCGTAAGAAAATGAAGCTTTCCCGTAAAGTTCTTTTGCCAAGACCTCCAAAACCGGAAGGTAAACCGAAAGCTGAAGGACAAGGAAGACCACAAGGCGGAAAACCTGCAGAAAACCAGACGCCTACTACAGAAGCATAAGAAATATTCTTAGATATGAAAAATCCCTCATTTTGAGGGATTTTTTGTTTGTATAGGGTTGAAAAGTGCAACCAGAAGGTTTTTACCTGTGATAACATTAAATGCTTTATAGGTCAGGGTTTATTTTTTCTCTTTTAATTGTATATGCTCCCTTGCATCTTCAACAGTCTTTATTTCAGCTTCCGATTCTTTGTTTTAAATCCTCAGCTCCCCCGGTTTTTCTCGGCTGTCCGTTTTTAGAAGAACCAAAGTTATAAGTGTAGGAAAGTGTCACCACACGGGAGTCCCTTTTCACAACAAAATTTTCTACATAATTATTAAAAACAGTTTGTGCTTTAGGGTTACTGGAGAAAAATACATCGTTGAATGCAAGCTTCAGGATGCTGTTATTTTTAAATTTCTTCTGGGCTCCTATATTCAGGTACCAGATGGGTCTTACGTCCATATAGGCATAAATTTCCCGGGTTCTGTAATTGCCTGTGACTTCTGCTGTGAATCCATTTCCTAATTTGAAGGAGTTGATGCTGTTGATATTGAAATTAAAATTTCCTTTGTTGTTGATCTGGGTTTCAGAAACATTTCCGGTGTAAGTCGCATAATAAAAATTGGCATTGTTATTCATGTCCCACCATTGGGTCACTTTTACAGGAGCGATCAGGTAAAGGCCGTAGTTAGAGACCGAGCTGAGGTTTTCAATAGTTTGTACGGTCACATTTTTACCATCTTCTATAACAGGCTTGATGACATCCGTAATATTGTCACTGGTTTTACTGTAGCTTAATGTAAAGAAATATTTATTGCTTAAGCTATAGGTAATTTCATAATTCATCATGGTTTGTGGGCTCAGGTCAGGATTTCCGGTTTTGGAAGTGGTAGGATCCAGATAGAACTTAAACGGGTTCAGCTGCATATAACTGGGTCTTGTGATCCTTCTGCTGAAATTGATTTCCAGGTTGCTTTTATCCGTCAGGTCATAAGAGAAAACAGCACTTGGAAATAATTGCGTATAATTTTGTTTATTAACCTGATTCGTAGCAAGCTGTGTTCCTTTTATGTTGGTATTCTCTACTCTTAAACCGGCTGTCATTTTTAATTTTTCCCATTTTTTGGAGACATTTCCATAGATGGCATTAATATTTTCTTCATAAATAAAATGATTGCTCTTTGAAGGATCAAAAACCGGATTTCCGGCGTCTAAATTGAAAAACTTCAGATCACTGTCGTTTTTTACAAAGCTGGTCTTAATTCCTCCTTCCAGTTTCCAGTCATTTTTTAAATTTTTAGCGAGATCAGATTTTAATGAATAAATATTTAATTTTCCATTGATATCACCTTTTAAAATATCAAGCCTGTCAGAATTTTCAGATATCAGGTGGGTTTTTGTTTCAAAATTTTGAAGCGAGGAATTGGTATAATTAATATAATCAAAATCTGTAGTCAGTTCCGATCCTAAAGAATCAAGAGCATATTTATGGTTCAGGTTCACCGAAAAATTATCCCAGTCATTTTTTGTGGTACTCAGTGTATTGAAAGTACTTTCAGGAATGCGGTTGTTGTTCAGTGTTATATTGTTGTTATCACCATCCAGATTAAGCCTGCTGGTGACCAGGCCTAAAGAAAAGCCCAGCACATTTTTATCATTCATATAATAGTCCATTCCGGCTTTTGCCACATGACTTTTAATGCCAAACTTTAGATAATTATCCTGTAAATAAGCTTTTTCAAAATTATTATTGTTATAAAAATTTCTATCCAGGATCAGGTGGTTGTAAAGCTCCCTGTAGGCAAAACTGTAATTTCCGAATATATTGAACTTTTTATTCCTGTGATTAATGCTGAAGCTGTTATTGTTCTTCACATACTTTCCTGTTCCTATAGAGGATGAAGGAAGCCCTTTCAGATAATTGGCGAGATCACTTCCGGTCATTGGTGTATTTTTACCATCAATCTGGATGAGCAGGTTTCCTTTTCCCCTGAGGCTGATATTATCATTGGAATCAATGTTGACTCCCGGTGCCTTTTCCAGCACTTCAAAAGCTGAGTTTCCTGTACTGGCAATACTGTTTTCGACATTCATAATCATTTTTCCGTCCTGTCTTTCAATCAGGGGCCTGGTCTTTGTAATGGTTACTCCTTCAATTGATTTTATTTTCAGGTCAATAGGAGGGAGGCTGGTATTGCCTGCCAATGCAATATTGTCAGAATGATAGATTTCAGAGCCGTTTCTGTTAATCTTTAACCGGTAAGTTCCGGGCTTCAGGTCATTGAAACTGAACTTTCCGTTGGCATCTGCAATTTCTGTTTTAATAAGTTTCTGTTCAGAGTCGAATAAATTGATTTCCATCTGCTCTGTTTTCTCAGAGGAAATAGTGCCTGACAAGGACAAGCCCTGCATAGTTTGTGCTGACAAATAACTGCTGAACAGGAACATCCAGATCAGCAGAAATGAAAATATTCTGGCCATAGTGTTTTATTTTTTTGAATTGAGACAGTTTTCTGAAATTTTAAGCAAAGCGGAATACATCACTTCCAGCTCTTTTTTACTAATCCCCTCTAAAGCCGTTTTTCTGTTTTTTTCAACAATATTCTGAACCTTTTCTATGATTTCCTTTCCGGATTCTGTCACTTTTAAATTGGTTTTCCTACGGTCTTCAGGGTGTACGTGTCGTATAATATATTCTGACTTTACCATGATATCAATGATTCTGGTTACAGAAGCATTATCTTTAAATACCAGATCACCAATCTCATTCTGGGTAATTCCCGGGTTTTCCAGAATAGCCTTGATGATAAGCCATTGATCTATGGTTATCGTAAAACCGTTTGCCTTTAGCTGACGTTGTGCATAGTTTCTATAGGCCCTTATGGCTTTATCGATATTGTAGAATATAATTGAATTTAGTTTTTCCATGATATCATTAAAATGATAAATCAATTATTGATATATCAATTAATTGGTTGACCATCAATATACCTTTGTTACACTACCCTGAAATTTTTTTTAAAATAATTTAAAAACTGCCAATAGGATCATTGATTTTTTCCTTTACAGATGGGCCTTTTAGAGAATAAGAGGGAGCTGTATTTTCAATCACTTTAAATAATCCGTCGATTTGTGGCCGCATTCCCGGAGGAGATACATGATAAAACTCTTTGAGAAGATCCAGAGAACCCGGCTTTTTAGGGTACCGGTTGTTGCTTAGGAAATTCCTTAAAGCCAGATTTACTTTTTCCTCCCCAATAAGTTCACTTAATTTTACCATAGCAACAGCACCTTTAGAGTATGAAATATGGGGAACTTTCCCGGTAGCCCTGTAAATAGGAACATTTTCAGATAATCCTTTTTCATTGTCATAGATTTGCTGATGTACGCGGATTCTGTCCGTCATTTTTTCTTTACCATGCATTTTTTTGTAAAGCATCATTTCTGTATACATGGCGAGAGTTTCTGTAAGCATTACGGAGCCTTCACGGTGATCAGGGTCTATCTGGCTGTTGCCCCACCACAGATGGGAGAGTTCGTGGCCCGCGAGTTCATTGATGACATCCTGTTCTTTATCAGCATGAATGTTGGCATGGAATATCATATCTTCAGGCATAAAGATGACTGATGGGTACGCTGTAGCCGCAAAACCTCTGGTAAATGATGAAATTTCTGCGAAAGTAATGGTACTGAAAGGGTATTGCCCAAAATTCTGCTGGCAATAATCCAGGGTGAGTTTTGCATTCTGAATAAGATGCTCTACATTTTCACCATGATTTTTATGATACAGAATGTTGATCAGGATTCCCTTGTAATTTACTTTCTGAATCTGATATACTGCGGATGAAAAGGCAAACCGGAAAGGGATATTTTTCGCGTAATATCGGGAATAGTTCCTTCCTGCTGTACTCCAGCTTTTTATAAGATCTCCGGTACCCACAGCTGTTTGATTGCCCTCTGTAGAAAGGGTCATATCCAATGTAATAAAATCTTTTTTAAATACTGCCGGATTTTCGGGACTCTGTAATGGCTCAAGCTTTCCGAGCCGGTATTCTTTCCTTTTTTGCTCATCCTGTATTTCTTCTCCTTTCTGGTATCCGATGCCCGGATAATACCTGCTGATTCTTGCAAATGAACCGTTTTCTATAATAGCATTGAAAGATTGGTGACCGTTAACGGCAAACCATTGGTAAGACAATTCAAAATCAAGGACAGCTTCAGTTTCTGGAGCCATTGGCTGGTTTAATGAAATCTCAGCCGTATTTTCGGCAATTGGAATAATTTCTGATCCGTATTTAAAAATTGCAGATTTCAATCGCAGATCTTTATTAAAATTGATCAGGATTTTACTGACAGGACTTTCTGTTTGATTTTTCAGGAGGTATTTTCCCGTGATTTCATACGTGTTCTCAGATGGATAGAGTTTAATTTCAGTAGTTACACCGGTGATGTCAGGTTGTGGCAGATGTTCATATTGCCGGAATTTTTTTTCATATTGCGCAGCATGCAAAACGGAACTTTCTTCATTTTTTGGGATATACCCTTTCATAAAAAGTGATCCTGAATAGATCCCTGAAAATAAGAGAAGAAAACAAACGGAATATTGAATAACAGAGAGCTTTTTAGTTTTTATGAAAAGAACAGCCAGCCATAACACAGCCATGATACCGACACCAAATAAAAGCCTTTGTAAAAAAGCCTCTTCGTAGGTTCCGTACCCATTAAAATCACTGTAACTGCCTCTGAAATCTGAAAATATTCTTAAAAGCGGATAAGAAAATAACATTTGGGAAGCAGGGCCGGCGAATACAAATGAAGATACAACAGATATGCCCAAAGCAATAAACTTGTTTTTTATAAGGTCATTGATCAACAGTATCAGGCTGGTAAACAAGATCAATGGAAAAGTATTAAAGATAAATACTCCGAGATAAGCATTCCAGTCCAGATGCCCATACCCGTAAACAGTCTGGAAAACGATTCCTTCAATAATTGAAATCCCCGTGAAAAAAAACAGCAGGATACTCATGGAAATACAATGACCTGCCCATTTTGCTTTTGAGAAAAAAGTACTTTTTTCAATAAGGAAAAAGCCGGATGAGTGACTCCTCCAATACAGGTCGTTGAGAAAATAAACCACGACCAATATACCCAATATATGGAAGTTTTCAGAAATGGTGGTTGCCATCAGTCCTGAACTGGCGTATTTTTGAGGCAGGCGGATCCCTTTCTCAATTTCGGCATACATTTCCATTCCTATGAAGAATAGCAGGAGGATGGTGACAGCAGGAATAGTAACGGTTTTAAATAAATAAATCAGGTCGGTTTTTGCAAATGACAGGATGGCCTGAACGGAAGATTTTCTATTGAAAATTGGGAATGCAACCTTGTATTCCTCCGAAGAAATCACAGGTGAAGAATAGCGCTGAGGCTCTTTTTTTATTTTTCTTTTTGAAATATGGGAAAATGAGAACAGTCTGAAGGAAAGCAGCAGGAAAATAACTGATATTCCAGAGAACATAAGCCTGTTGAACAATAAATAATGCGTAAAAGGTACAATTTGTGTGTTCTTCTGATGAACGGAAAACACTTTGGCATCCATAAAATAAGAGGAAATGCCGAAAGGATCAAGCCATGCCGAAAGTTGCTGTGCTTCCAATGACTGAGGCATGCTTCCTGCCATAAAAGGAGAATTGGAAAATAGCAGGACAACCATGTACAATACATACAAGAATAAACCGGTTACAACAACGAGTAATTTTTTCCTGATGATGAAAGATACAAAAAACAACAAACTGCTGATGAAAAAAGTATTGAACAGACCGAAAACCAGCAAAGGATATAAGTAATACACCACTTGGAATCCATCCTGCATTTCGCTTCCTGTCCGCATTGCCTGTCCAGTCATAAAACCAGTCATAAGAAAAAAGAAACTTAAAAAAAGTTGTACATAATACGAACAGAATTTTCCGGTCAGATAAGATTTTTTATCGACCGGAAATGAGAACATCAGTAAATCGAACCGGCTATCAGCTTCCTTGAAAAGCAGCTGTAAAGCATAAATGACTCCGGGAAAGATGAGCGAAATGCTGAGTAGTCCGGTCATAAAACCAATGGTATAAGGTGAGTTTAAAAAAATACCTTCTCCAACGGTAAGATTAAACCGGCTGCCGCAAAAGATACCTATTCCTGTTAAGGCTAAGGCAATCAGGTACCCGGACCGGTGCTTTATATGGCGTCCGGCCTCAAATAAAAATATAGTGTTCATGACTAAGGTTTTTGAGTTAGAGTATGAAAGTAAACATGTTCCAATAAAGGTTGTACAGAATAGAAACCTTTGGGATATTCCTGAGAAAAAACGGTGATATGCAGTGCTCTTTCAATTAGCTGCTGGCTGATAATATCATAGTGTAAAGTATACTGTTTCAGCTCATTTTTATCGATAGGTTTAGACCATATTTTGTTTTCCAGTTCTGCAATTAATGCTCCCGGGCTGCCTTGTATAAGGATCTTACCATGATTCATAACAGCCATTTCCGAGCAAAGGTTTCTTACATCTTCCACCAGATGGGTGGAAAGGATCACAATAACATCCCGGCTGATGTCATTCAGCAAAGCATTGAAACGGTTGCGTTCCTCAGGATCTAGACCGGCCGTAGGTTCATCTACGATGATGATCTTGGGTGCACCCAATAAAGCCTGCGCCACTCCGAATCGCTGCTTCATTCCCCCGGAGAAGGTATGAACCTCTTTATTCCTGAAATCTGCAAGGTTGACCTTCTCCAGTAGATTTATAATCTGATTTTTCCGCTGATTCTTGTCTGAAACACCCTTCAATACTGCGATATGTTCCAGCAGATCATATGCAGAAACCCTAGGGTAAACCCCGAAATCCTGAGGCAGAAACCCCAAATGTTTTTTGATATAATCTGGATTCTGGGTAACATCCGTTCCGTTAAAGATGATATTCCCGGAAGTAGGTTTCCGGAGGCCTACAATGGTTTTCATTAAAGATGATTTACCCGCTCCATTAGGACCAAGCAGGCCGAACATTCCGTTTTTGATCTCCAGTGAAATGTTCTGAATAGCTTGATGTCCATTAGGATAAGTGAGGCTGAGCTGGTTAACAGATAATGTATTCATAATTTTGAGTTTGGGTAATACAATGACAGGCGGTCTTTCGACAGCTGTTTTTTGAAGTTAGAAGTTAGTGGGCTGGAAGCTGGAAGTAATGGGAAATTTTAACTCTTAATACTTGGCTTCGCTCCGTAGCCGGCTATTCTTTAAATTCAAGAATATCTCCGGGCTGGCATTCCAGGATTTTGCAGATGGCCTCAAGGGTATCGAAACGTACTCCTTTGGCTTTTCCGGTTTTCAGGATGGAAAGATTGACGGGAGTAATTCCCAGTTTTTCTGCCAATTCTTTACTCTGCATCTTTCTTTTGGCAAGCATTACATCCAAGTTGACTATAATCGGCATTTTATATAAATAGATCTTGTTCGTTTTGCAAATGTAGCCCTTGTTTAAAAATATTGGCAAGAAACAGGCAGAAAATTCCAAGCATAAAGTGAATAAACACCAGTCCCCATATAATACTTTCCACTTCCACAAAGAAACTCGCGATAATAACCAGGGGAAGGGGAATGAAAATATTATACAGGTAAAATCTCTTAAGTTGACCTATATTTTTTTTCGTAAATAATTTGTCGCGGAAGAATACCCTGAAAACTCCGGCAGAAAGCCAGAAAAAAATTCCATAGGAAATTAAAACCAGAAGAAATGAAAACATAATGTACGGATGATTGTTTTCAATATTCAGAAAAGGACTTTCCGTAAACGGATAATTGATGTGAAGGTATTGTCCGTCTTTGTACGGAACAACAGAAAAATCCGTAGCTAAACAAAGAATGGAGTATACAAAAGTGATTAAATAGCCTAC
Coding sequences within:
- a CDS encoding ABC transporter ATP-binding protein — its product is MNTLSVNQLSLTYPNGHQAIQNISLEIKNGMFGLLGPNGAGKSSLMKTIVGLRKPTSGNIIFNGTDVTQNPDYIKKHLGFLPQDFGVYPRVSAYDLLEHIAVLKGVSDKNQRKNQIINLLEKVNLADFRNKEVHTFSGGMKQRFGVAQALLGAPKIIIVDEPTAGLDPEERNRFNALLNDISRDVIVILSTHLVEDVRNLCSEMAVMNHGKILIQGSPGALIAELENKIWSKPIDKNELKQYTLHYDIISQQLIERALHITVFSQEYPKGFYSVQPLLEHVYFHTLTQKP
- a CDS encoding M1 family aminopeptidase, whose translation is MNTIFLFEAGRHIKHRSGYLIALALTGIGIFCGSRFNLTVGEGIFLNSPYTIGFMTGLLSISLIFPGVIYALQLLFKEADSRFDLLMFSFPVDKKSYLTGKFCSYYVQLFLSFFFLMTGFMTGQAMRTGSEMQDGFQVVYYLYPLLVFGLFNTFFISSLLFFVSFIIRKKLLVVVTGLFLYVLYMVVLLFSNSPFMAGSMPQSLEAQQLSAWLDPFGISSYFMDAKVFSVHQKNTQIVPFTHYLLFNRLMFSGISVIFLLLSFRLFSFSHISKRKIKKEPQRYSSPVISSEEYKVAFPIFNRKSSVQAILSFAKTDLIYLFKTVTIPAVTILLLFFIGMEMYAEIEKGIRLPQKYASSGLMATTISENFHILGILVVVYFLNDLYWRSHSSGFFLIEKSTFFSKAKWAGHCISMSILLFFFTGISIIEGIVFQTVYGYGHLDWNAYLGVFIFNTFPLILFTSLILLINDLIKNKFIALGISVVSSFVFAGPASQMLFSYPLLRIFSDFRGSYSDFNGYGTYEEAFLQRLLFGVGIMAVLWLAVLFIKTKKLSVIQYSVCFLLLFSGIYSGSLFMKGYIPKNEESSVLHAAQYEKKFRQYEHLPQPDITGVTTEIKLYPSENTYEITGKYLLKNQTESPVSKILINFNKDLRLKSAIFKYGSEIIPIAENTAEISLNQPMAPETEAVLDFELSYQWFAVNGHQSFNAIIENGSFARISRYYPGIGYQKGEEIQDEQKRKEYRLGKLEPLQSPENPAVFKKDFITLDMTLSTEGNQTAVGTGDLIKSWSTAGRNYSRYYAKNIPFRFAFSSAVYQIQKVNYKGILINILYHKNHGENVEHLIQNAKLTLDYCQQNFGQYPFSTITFAEISSFTRGFAATAYPSVIFMPEDMIFHANIHADKEQDVINELAGHELSHLWWGNSQIDPDHREGSVMLTETLAMYTEMMLYKKMHGKEKMTDRIRVHQQIYDNEKGLSENVPIYRATGKVPHISYSKGAVAMVKLSELIGEEKVNLALRNFLSNNRYPKKPGSLDLLKEFYHVSPPGMRPQIDGLFKVIENTAPSYSLKGPSVKEKINDPIGSF
- a CDS encoding helix-turn-helix domain-containing protein, which translates into the protein MPIIVNLDVMLAKRKMQSKELAEKLGITPVNLSILKTGKAKGVRFDTLEAICKILECQPGDILEFKE
- a CDS encoding DUF2975 domain-containing protein yields the protein MNQTRIISKILFYICCILSVGYLITFVYSILCLATDFSVVPYKDGQYLHINYPFTESPFLNIENNHPYIMFSFLLVLISYGIFFWLSAGVFRVFFRDKLFTKKNIGQLKRFYLYNIFIPLPLVIIASFFVEVESIIWGLVFIHFMLGIFCLFLANIFKQGLHLQNEQDLFI